The Bubalus bubalis isolate 160015118507 breed Murrah chromosome 2, NDDB_SH_1, whole genome shotgun sequence genome includes the window GAgccctggggagcagggagagaaggTGGCCCGGGCCGCGCTCGTCTGCTTTTGCCTGCCGCTCGCTGCCTGGTCTCACCTGCCGTGTCCCTGTGCACCACTCTGGGGCTTTCTGGTGGGCGACCAGGCTGGCACGGAGGCGAGCCGCACTCACCTGAGGGCCACCGGCCATGCCCAGCACAGCCAGTCCGCTCCAGTGTGGGCGCCTGCTCCTGTCTGCATCTCGCCTTGCCCCAAGGCTGTGGGGCAGGTGGTGGGGTGAGGCCCCTGCGGGCGCCAGCCCTTGTCACTGAGACGCGAGGGGCTTGTCCTTCCCACGAGGCAGGGCTGTGGTTCAGAGCGGCAGAGGGAGCTGCTGGCCTCTGCCGGCCGTCGGTGTCCAGGCCTGCTGGGGGCCCAGACGGTCGGGGGCGGTCTCACCGACACTGGGGATCCTCAGTCGGGGCCTTTTTGAGCTTTCCAAGGTGGTTCCGCTTTGACCTCTGTGCTGACCCCTGGCCAGCCTAGCTTCCCAGTGTCCCACGGTCAGCCTTGAGCTTGTCAACCCCAAACTCAGTGCCTGGCTGATGCGCCCTTGCCCACCCGGTGCCCGTGTCCCCTAGGTGGCCATGGGTTACTCACACTCCTTGGTGATTGCAAGAGACGAAAGCGAGGCGGAGAAGGAGAAGATCAGGAAACTGCCAGAGTACAACCCCCGGACCCTCTGACGCCCCGGAGCCCCCGCTCCACACCTCTCGCGGCAGCTGGCATGTCCACTTGCACTGGGACGGGAAGTCAAGCGAGGAATTTCAGAAGCAAAAGTTGACCGAAGGTGCATTTCTGTTAAGACTCCCTGAGGCTCCGTTTTATAAGTGATTCAACGCCAACTACCTTTTCTGTATGCTTTccaaagtgggtttttttttcccctccttaatgtttaattaaaatatttgctcATAGTTGACTTACCATTCCTACGAAAGAGGCAGAAACTTTGAGCaatctaggcttttttttttaggtcccCCCTCCCGCACCCTGTACACTTCTCAAAAACACGCCTTTCCATTGTGGTGAGCATTGTGAGCCCAGCGGGTGCCGCCTGGGACAGGTCTCCACGTGCTCAGAAAACACGTCAGCCGTGGGGGCGGCAGCAGTGTTCCCGTGGTCCCTGCGTGCTCGGCAGCACCCGGCCCGCCGCCTTCCTGCTTTTCCTTCTAGGCCGGTCGGCCGCGTGCGCTCTGCTCTTCCCCCGGCTGCCTGTAAGCCCGTTGCCTTTTGGCTGTGACATTAATAGAACCTGCCGTTTCCCCCCTGGTGGGGGCTCGTGGGTCTGTGTTTAGCCATTTATATCTACTTTAGCTGTCAGAGAAGTCCAAGTGAAAACCAGGTGATCATGGAACCAGTGGGGACTTGAGGGTGGACAGACGTGGTTCCAGAGCCGGGGTCGCCTTGCCAGCGCCTGCCGTCGGAGGCTGACCAGCAGGACAGTGCGTTCTGGAGTCCCCGCGGAGGAggctcatcctctgtgtcccggCCTTTATCGCCTTCGTGTTTCTGTCTTTATCCCGAGCCCCTGGCTGGATCCTGCTGGAACAGCCCAGTCTGTTTACGAGGCCCGGGTTCCTGCTCCACGAACCCAACTCTCTAGTCACATTTGCTTGGCTGTGCTACCAAATAGTTGGGATCGTGGAAGAAGTCCCCTTCCCCGAGTCAGCGCAGAGGCTGCGACCGGCTCCCCGCAAGTGCCCTGCGCACCAGCACGTCCCTGGCGCTGCCTGAGTTACGAGGTGCCTTTCCTGGAACCCTCCTCTTGCTCGGACCCGAGAGAGGGGCGGCCGTGGCCAGGTTCTTGGTTTCGAGAGAGCCTGGACTGGTTTGGGTGCTTTAAAATAGCCGTTTAGGTCAGTGGTGCTTGTGGGGAGACGGGAGAGAGGTGCAGTGTGAGATTGGGTGGAAGGGAAAGTTCAATATtggtcttttttattatttttttttgctttgctgttGTTACCATTTCTGTCTCGATGTTAAAATGCCAAAAATGACTAGTCGTTGCTTTtgctcttctcttccctcccGCCGCATCGCTCCTGACGGTGGCTCCCTCCACGGGCATGTGGCAGCACCCGTCCTGGCCAGTCTCGAGGCCTCGCGGCAGGAGGCCGGCCTGCACCTTTGCTAAGGTTTAGTCTGACTTCACGCTCGTCTCTGCTGTCTGTGCTTATAGTCCAGGGAAGAAGCTTCTGCAACTCCAGAGCTTCTGCTAAACTAACCTGATTTGTCCAAATCACCCTCTAACCACCACCTCTGACTCAAGCCTCCCCGCGTAGAGCCCCTGTTTCCCCCGACAGAGCTCTTCCTGAAGCGGGCCTGGCGCCCGCGCTCCTGGACCGTGTGCGGCTCCCTGGGGCTGTGCGCCCACCCGGGTCCTGGCCCCTTGCCGGGGCTGGAGCAGGAAAGGGACGTCCCCTCCACGTGAGGCTGCCCCGTTCTCTCCCAGTCACTGCTTGGAGCTCAGAATTGTAAAATGAACTTCCTAACCGGGAAAACCCTTTAGAACAGGGAAGTGGGAGACAGCTTGGCCCAGGGAGGGGGTGCGGCTCAGGAAGGCGACGACGCGGAGCCTGGGCGTGAGGGgagcccaggaggaggaggaggtccgGCTGAGGTGCCTGGTTTAGTGCTGTGActgtcttttttatatatatatttctcggagtaaacattttaaataaacggCATCATTGTTTGCTCTGTTTCGGCTTCTGCATCTCTTTTTTAGTGGAACAAGGGAAAGAGCACAGAAGTGCTTCCCAATGTGCCCCTCCACAGCCCGcaccgccccccccaccaccGCTGTCCCTGGAGGCTCCCTGTGACCCTCAGGGAGGCTTCAGGCCCCATCGGCCCAACTCAGCTGGCTGAGGGTGAGGCAGGGGAAGCTTCCTCGCCCCGCCTGCCTCCCCCGCCCTTCATAGGGAGCCCTTCTGGTCCCCACCTGGCAGTGTGGCGAGCTGTCCGCCAGGGGGCACCCTGTGGACTCTGTTCCGCCCAAGTTGACAGCTTCTCCAAGCCACCCGCCTTCCAGCACCTTCCCTGTGGCGCCTCTGGGGTGCCAGCTGCTTTCTGTACTCAGATCAGCCCCTCCTGTCGGCCCCACCCCATTCCCAGTGTCTGGACTGCTTGGAGCTTCCCGGGGGCAGGGCGGGAGCAGCTGTGGTTAAACCTCAGCATCTTCGTGCTGTGGACACAGGAATAGGCCCCTCTCTCCTGGACATTCAGGCTTCCTAGGGACTGAGGCGCAGCTTGCCCTTTAGAGGCTATACCTGCCCACCCAGGAGACCGGAGCCTGTCCTTGCTGAAGCCCACTGTCAACGAGGCCCAGGGTCAGTTCCTTAGGACTGGCCCCCAGCAGCTCCCACCTGGCCAAAGGGgagccctctcccttctcccagccTAGAGTCTCACGTGCAGTTCAAGCATCaagatccactggggaagatGACCGTGACCTGAGCCGAGCCACTTCCTGCTCCGGGCAGCTCCGAGGCAGCCTGGCCCCCCGCCTTTTCCTGGGTAGCCTGACCCCAGGTGTCCCAGCTGTTAATGCTTTCCATCCTGAGTGGTTAGCCCCTggccccaccacccccagccccaaacAAGGAGGTCACAGCCAAGGTGCAGTCAGAACAGCTAGGACTTTACTGGGCCTTCAGTAACTTCTCCACTGAAGGCCATTCCCAAGCTCTCCCAAGGGGCTCAGGCTGCCAGCTGCCACCGCTGAGCAGCGGGGAGCTGGAGACACATAGGGTGAGGAAGGGGGGCCCTGAGCAGGGCACAAATCTCGCTGTTGGGTGGCGACGGCGGGCCTTGCGTGCTGCGCGGGCGGGGCCGGGCTGGCGGCGCTCACATGGTCTAGGGGACCATGCCCCACCACTTGAAGGCAAAGGGCACCCGGCGGATGTTGGCACAGGAGCAGAAGTCTCCGATTTCAGTCAGATAGCAGTCGAAGTCATCGATGAAGGTGCACTGGAAGCCCAGCGGCTCCAGCAACTGGCAGATCCGCTCCTCCAGACAGCAGGTGCCGTTGATCCGGGGCCCGAAGGGCTTGGGGATGCCCAGGTTCAAGCCCATAATGACCATCTCCAGCTGTTGGGGGCGCGGTTAGGTAGGTCAGGCCTGGACAGGGGTCAGAGCCGTGGAGGAAAAGCCCCCCAGTCCTCTAGGCTTCAAGAAGACCACGGGGTTCAGTGCAGGGAAAACGCAGCTGCGTCTGCAGTTGGGCTAGACCAGGAAAGACGAGCACAGCGCACCCTTCCCCGAGCCTGTGCTCAGGCAGGCGTCACTCATCCCTCTGAGCAAACCTCCCCACTCCACTGGACCCTCCAGTGACTCCTGCATTTCTCAGTAGCAAGACCAGATCCTGCCCGGCCGGGGCCCAGCTTCACGGCTTCTCCGGCCCCCTGTACTGCATTTCTCCTGCCTGGACGTTCAGTCGTGTTTGTGTCCCCTCGCCTGTCTCTGCTGGAATGCTCTCCACCCCCGGTTTCGTCACGGGACTTCTGTCCACTTCACACACCAGCATCTCTTCCTCAAACACAGCTTCTCCCACCATTACCCAcacctcccttctcctggggccGGGACAGGCTCCTATATTCCTCCCCCTGAGGGCCTCCCTGGTTTTGTAAAAAGAACCATTATCGATTGAATGCAGGTCCTGCATCCCCAGGGCTTAGAGAGGCCTGCAAGTGTTTAAGAAATTGACAAGTGTCTCAAATCGTTTTAGGCGCCTCCATCAGAAGTCACAGTGGTAAGAGAAAGGTCAGGTGTAGACCACGGTTGGAAGAGGCTTGGCCTAGCAGAGGTCTCTCATAATACCCACACCGCCAAATGCCCAATTCCTGTTCTAAATCGGAGGGTGCTGCAGATGCACAAAGACCCCACGAGAGAGACTGTCTGGTCTTGTGGCCAGCAGATGGGCCCCGCTCACCTGCTCCCTGCAGGGGTCTCCCCTAACGGGGGGCCGCCCCTTCCTCTCAGGCACCCCTGTCTGCGGGGCCCCTCCTCTAGTCTAGCCCCGAGGCCGGCCAGCCTGCAGCCCTCACCAGGTTGGGGAAGTAGGGCCGGGCATAGAGCTTCTTGGTCTGCTCGCTGGGGGGGGCGTTGGCGATGTGCTCCAGGCAGAAGAGCTGTGGGACGGGGATGATGTCCTCCTCCTGCAGGCCCAGCTCCCTCTTGAGGATGCCGCGGTTCACATGGATACACTtctgcggggggtgggggcaggaagggagggcGCTCAGGCGCAGCCCCGAGGAGCTGGCCTCCTTGGCAGCGACTGCAGGCAGGGGGCCGGCCCTCTGCAGCGGGGCTCAGTGCAGACGCCTGGTCTCTCAGGCTAGGATCTGCCAGCTCGTCAGCTCTGGGCCGGCTCCCAGTCCCAATTCCATGGTAACGTGGGGGCCCCTTGGGCTTTGATCCTGGCTAGAGTGGGGGACCTGGGCGAGGGCAAAATCGGTCCTCAGATCGTTGTCAGGTCCGTAGAGATGGACACCAGCAGTGGACCCACCGGGCACGTCCCTCCCCAGACCAGCTCACCCAGTGCCTGAGCCACCTCCCAGGTTTATGACAAAGGGCTCATGACCCTACGCCCAGGGTGCGTGTCACCAGGACTCAGGGGCTCTGTTTGGACCCCCACCTGGCTGCTGCCCACCCTGCAGTGCCCAGAAGCTTCCCCTGTTTCAAAGGTCAGAGCACAGCGCATGCCTTGGCTGGGAGCCCTAAGGACTCAGTGGGGCAAGCGGCGTTGTGCTAACGGGTGACCTTGGGCCCGTCCTTGCCCTTCTACAGGCCCCGGCTTCCCCGTTAGAGGTTGTTTACTTTCTGGGACATCCGCTTCTCACAGCTCGTGATTCGCGTTTTCAAAGATTTGAGGTGCCGGGCAGTTTCATCCAGAAGAGTCGAGAAGGCCCTGGGGTGCTCTCTGGAGCTcagagcttcctggaggagctggggGTGCTGAGAGAGCCCTGACTTTGGTCCAACACTAGCTGACTTGGGCCACCCTGGGGTTCAGATCAGTCTCCCAGCTCATTGGCATCAGCTCTGTGAGCCTCGCCATCCGCGTGGACAAGGCAAGGTCACTTCATAGGGTCCCTGTGAGGACTAGAGTCGGGTGTTGTGCGTGACGCTCGGTCAGTTATCACTGTGCAGTTGGGGACCCATTGCTGAGGTGGTCCTTGCCTTCCCCTGCCTTTTGGAGCAGGTCCCCCCCCATCCGTGGTCCGTACCTCTGCATAGTCATTCTGCTTCCTCATCTTTTTGTCAGCCAGAAGCTGGTTGATGGTAACGGCCTCCCTCCCTgtaggaaggaggagagggcaggcAGGCTGGGGGTCAGGGTGGGCACCATGGTCCAGGGCTGGGCAGACTCCCGTCCTGGGGACGGCTCACTAGTCAGGCTGTCATGCCAGCCAGGGGCTATGGCGGGTGGCCCAACTCGTCTCCAGGGGCCCACTCTAGGTCAAATCACATCTGGAGACCCAGCGGGGTCTGTCAAAGGCCAAGGAGGACGCCCACCGCCACAGCCGGCCCCTCCGTCCCTGGCTGGAGTGGGGGAGCCTGCCACAGGCTGTGAGGCAGGCAGTCTGGGCCAGGTTAGCAGCGCCGTCAGCCCGCGCCCGCCTGGGCGCCTCCCTGCCTCCCGACCTGGCCGCCTGCCGCCTGTGGTCTTGACCGCGTTATTCCacgttgttcagttgcccagctCTGCCATCAACTGAGACGACAGAGTCACTGGTGTGTGACAGGCAGTTCGTGCTCAAGGTCACCTTCGGAAGTCCTCGGACCGTGAGATCCTGAGCCCCACCCCAAAGACTGGTCTGAAGTTCTTCGTTTCTAGCAGACTCCCAGTTGGAGCGCTAAAGCTGCCGGTCCTcaggccacactttgagaacgaCAGCAGCACCCCAGCTCCCCTTCTAGGTCCCCAGAAGGGATAGGCCAGGACTGCCATGGCAGCAGGCCCCACAGTCTGCCCACTGCCTCCTCCTGAAGGGCGACCAGAGACCCGAAGTCCCCACGCCCAGATACTTCATCCAGCGTCCCCAGAGAGGTCCAGACGCTGGCGTTGGTAGCATCTGGTTTGTCCCCCTGGAGCACGGAGCCGGCCGTGTGTTAAGCTCCCTGCTGCATATATCCTAGCAGCCTCTCAGCTGCCCCAGGGTTTCTGACTGATCTGCCCTAATACAACCAGAATTACCCTGAAAGGGAACACGACGTTCTAAGATGGCGTGTTTTATGCTCCCATGCTTCCTGAGGACCCCTTCCATCAGGAGGGACAAAGCGGAGGTGGCCGTCTGGAAAGGACACAGGGGCCCGAGGGGCTCCCTTACCGTTAGAAAGGAGCTGGTCCTTCCTAAGCCCTTCAAAGAGCATCGCATCTCCATAGCCCTCCTTCTGCCTCTCCTTGAACAGTTTGTAGCAGGAGCTGGGGCTGGCCAGGAGCAGCCGGAAGTCCTGGGGAACAGAGGAGGAGGGTCGGATGCCAGCTTCCCCTCCAGAAGCTTGCAGGAGTCtttggaagagggagggagacatCCCCACCTGCCCCCGACACAGACCTTTTTGCCCTCCACCTTGTACTGTGCGGGGATGAAGCGCATGAACTCGCAGGCATGGCCGGTCATCAGCCAGTCGGAGAAGAGCTCCACGGGGGCCTGGACTTGCTGGGCACGGAGGAAGTCCTGGAGGCTCCGACTCATGTTCCGGGAGTCCTTGCTAAAGGGAAGGTGGAAAGAATAGCCCAGGGGGTGGTGTGGCCCAGGTTGGCGGCCAACTGCTCCCTGAGAGCCAGGCAACCTTCAGGTAACACGGCGCGCTAACCATCGGCCAGGCCGTGGCAGGGGGCGGTGGTTATTAAGAATCCCTTACTACTGCACAGCGCAGGGAACGACATTGGACATCCTGTGATAAGCcgtaatggagaagaatatgaacacgtgtacgtataactgaatcgctttgtgcagcagaaattaagacattgtaagtcaactatacctcCATAAAAATTGAAATTCTTTACTCTGGCTCAACTCAGGACTGAGCCAAGGGATTCTAGATAAAGACTGAGCCCCAGGACGCAAGTATTTCCTGGCTCTATAACAGATGAACAGCCACCAAGAAATCTAGCCACACCATCTGTGGCAGTACATCCCGTTGGGTCAACAGGCCGACCAAACGTGACGTGCTTCCTTTGAAACCCTGGAAATTGCCACTCGGAATGAGCAGTTCATCTGCCGTTCTCCCGCCAGTCTCCTACATGAGGACTCAGGGGACCTGACTTGATGGGTTAAGGCCCAGAGCAGATGACCTGTTGAGCCCCCTGGGAATCAGGTGGATCCAGGCAAACTTTGAGGGTCCCTCCCCTTGGTTTTAAGGCAGCCACCACCTGGCCTCCTGCCTCACCTGGGGTAAAAGCTGCTGCCAATAAGGACCCTGCCCAGAGGGTACTCTTTTCCTTGGGCCTTCACAGGGGGGGACACCATCAGTTTCCCAATGACATCTATGCTGGCCACCGTGTGGTCCTGGGTGCGCAGAGTCAGGTAGCCAACCCCAGGGCTCTGGAAGGAGACCCGGCCAGGGCAGCTGTCAGGAGACAGGGGCTTCAAGCCTCCGTCTTACCCATTCCAGACTCCCGGTAGAGTCCCAACCCCTCCCCCAGACGCCACCAGGGCCCTCTCCCCAGCACCCATCGCTTCCTGGCAGGCACCAGACCCGAGAAGGCGGACCAAGTTCAGATCAGTCAAATTGAGCCCCCACCAGTGAGTATTTCATGGGGAAATCGTCGAGCTTGGCGACCCGAGGGGTATCCAGGACCAAGGAGACAGTCTTGTGGGGAGCCTGGGTGTAGCAGAAAGCCATTTCATCCTGGAGGAGACAGGGAGATGGGGGGTGAGTTTCTCTCGCTCCATCAACTACTTTCCCACGTTCAGTTTTCCAGCCACAATGCTCCCTCTACCCAGGCCCCCTTCGGGTACAGAGAGACTCCCTCTGGCTTCCTGCAAACTCCTGTTCCACCCTCAAAACCCTGCTCAGACATTCCCCTGCCTTGGGGGCTTTCCCTGACCAGTCGCTCGGTTCATCAGGTTTAAAACCTGATGAGTCATCCAAGATTCTTCCTCCTCTCGTCTTCCGTACCCTAGTCCATGAACAGACCTCGCtggttttatttccaaaatcTGTTCCCAGTGGACTCCTCTCTGGGACTGTTCAGATGAAGCCACCTGGGGTTGACGGCCTCTTGCCTGTATGACTGCAAGACCCTCCAGTCAGCTTCTCTTCTGTTCTTGCCCTTCCTAAGGTTGGCTCTATTTCTCAACCAGAGGGTCTCTTCATAACCTAAGTCAaggacttctctgctggtccagtggttaaaagacTCCACGCTTTCCCTGCAGGGGCAcaatcggggaactaagaccccatgtgctgtgcagcacagccaaaaagaaagagtTTTAAAACCCTAAGTCAGAGTATTCAACTTCCCTGATTCATATCTTTCCGTGTCACCTTGCTTGGGATTGGTTTCTTCCCTTCCTTAACTTGGCTTAATATTTCCCCGATAAATAAAACTCGGCTCTTACCTCTGACGACTGTTGGGTCTGGTCTGGCCACACCAGCTTTTCTGTTCCACACGGGGTGGATCTCAGCTGTTTCTGTGCCCGAAGGCCTCCTACTTcagtccacccccaccccagcctttgCACAGCCAGCTCCTGCCTCCTCAGCTTGAGGACTGTCCTGAGCACCCACACCCCCGAGGCTGATCTAGGAACTCAGCCGATCGTCTCGCTTTCCTGCTCTCACAGCACTTAGAGTTCTGCTGCGGTGAGATCGGGGCAGAGGTCGGTATTCCTTCATCTCTGCCACATAGAGCGGGGCTTGTTTGTGAACAGAGAACTGGACCTCAAAAGGCTGGGCTCGACACTTTGTGCTCAGCCAGGGTTGAGCTGGACCCTGTAGCTGGAGGTGTCAGATCCTCGGAAACCTGGGGCTTAGGGCTGCGTGTCCTGTGGTCCCGAACATGAGCATTCCggaaggggaggggctggagccTAAGCTTTATCCTTAGTGGCTTGGGCTTGGGCAAGTCGTTTCATCTCGGCCCCCGCTGAGGACAGGGCCGTCCCTGGCCGGCTTAGCTCCGCTGGGGGGTTGAGTGAACGCTGGCGGGGCCTGCGGTGGGTCACTCGtgggcccgcccccgcccctcgcCACAGGGCTGTTACCTGGAGCCACCGGCCCAGGCGGTTGGGGTCCTCGTAGACGGACGCCACCTGGCTGTTGCTCCTCTCGCTCAGCTCAGTCACAGTGCTCACGAAGCCCTGGACCTGCAGCTCTCTGCCACGGGAGACGCGCCGGTCTGGGGAGGCTGCCAAACTCTCCCACCTGCCGTGACCTCTCAGTCCCAGGGGAAAGGGGCGCCCCTGCCCTCGAGGGGAGCAGAGTGCTGTCCCCCCGCTCATGGAGCCCCGGCTGGCGCGCCCAGGGTGTGCCCGCCCCAGCCTCACTCTGCCCAGCCCACGGCGAAGTCAGATCAAGAGTTGCTAGCGTCAGTCTCTGCTCTGGGTCCTAGGACCGGCTCGTGCCTGCCCTGCAGTCCCTTCCCGCTGCCCAGCGGTCTGGGAACTGCCTCAGTCTACCCAGGGGCGGTCTCTTCTCTCCCCACAGAGGCTGCGTTTTTTCCTCGAGAAGCCGAGTGCCCCCTTGAGATGGCCGTGCGGCTGTCATTCACAGGGGGTCGGGGCTGGGTGCTGAGCCCCGAGGCCTCGGTGCCACCGTGCGTAGCCCCAGGCTGACAGGCCCACAGCGCACACCCGGTCAGTGCTGGAGAGAAATGACGACGTTTGAGGCGGACACTGAGACCACCCCATTCTACAAACAGGTCCTCATGAACTGAAGGCCAGCACGGTCACCCTTGGGAAGTGTAAACAATTTGGGGTCTACTCCAGATCCAAAACTTGAATTGCTCTTCCATGCTCGTGTTCCAAATGAACCTATTTCTCAGCTCTACACAGACAAGACTGCAGGGAATGGAGCAGCTTGATAAGGTCTGGGACGTCTGAGGTGCGTGCTGGGGAGGAGATGCAGCCCCAGTCTCGCACACCATCTGTGGCAAAGCTGGGTCAAGCCATGCCTGAATACCTCCCCCACGGGCGAGTCTTTAGATCCGAGTTTCAGCAGATGCCTGCTGTGAGTGAACTTTTGTCTTCAGATACAGAAGGCAAAGACAGACCTGGAACCTGGATATCTGTTGTCAGGAGAATACCTCaagctctgccctcctcccttctcattctgaagcctggctttccTCAGCAGACCCTACTCCCCTATCAGCCCCTTCCACGGCAGAGCTGTTTCTGTCCTACCCCTCCACTAGGTTTGGAGGAGGGACGGAGGTCCTTGCCATAAGATGCTACATCCAGGCCACCAGACCTCTTCCGATCCTGGACTTGACAAGGTCTTATCTCTGCCCTCCCATCCCGGTGGTCTCCCCAGCTCCAAGATCAGCCGTCCAGCTCTACCAGCTCCATCTTCCCCTCACTTtgtctgatccctgggtctgcaGCTCGACCTCACTGGGATTCCTGCCTCTCAACCA containing:
- the PADI6 gene encoding protein-arginine deiminase type-6, encoding MAFRNIVPLSLDSPTHAVCVLGMEIFLDVSGCAPQTCESFSVDASLGVVVRVCGADPVESREKPAAPRWPLSRPTDVLVAMTSPNFAEDEGKVLVFYHQPDEDAPMATAVLHLTGIELSLDVDIYRSGRFEAADKQAKKTWVWGPGGWGAILLVNCSPSVSGQPMDKSKVFSSEEVKSLSQMVLKVQGPSCITKNYRVVLHTSKEESEKARVYRPQNDGSTTFELVLGPEQHAYTLAPQWDDVKGTLRETFYVEALEFPSASFSGLISFSASLVEESQDPLVPETVLCKDTVLFRVAPCIFVPSTQMPLEVYLCRELQVQGFVSTVTELSERSNSQVASVYEDPNRLGRWLQDEMAFCYTQAPHKTVSLVLDTPRVAKLDDFPMKYSLSPGVGYLTLRTQDHTVASIDVIGKLMVSPPVKAQGKEYPLGRVLIGSSFYPSKDSRNMSRSLQDFLRAQQVQAPVELFSDWLMTGHACEFMRFIPAQYKVEGKKDFRLLLASPSSCYKLFKERQKEGYGDAMLFEGLRKDQLLSNGREAVTINQLLADKKMRKQNDYAEKCIHVNRGILKRELGLQEEDIIPVPQLFCLEHIANAPPSEQTKKLYARPYFPNLLEMVIMGLNLGIPKPFGPRINGTCCLEERICQLLEPLGFQCTFIDDFDCYLTEIGDFCSCANIRRVPFAFKWWGMVP